From Daucus carota subsp. sativus chromosome 6, DH1 v3.0, whole genome shotgun sequence, the proteins below share one genomic window:
- the LOC108227644 gene encoding autophagy-related protein 18f — translation MRNNDQNQRGGRNNSLLQNSIRTFSTYFKAVSSGASTVVKSAASAASNAIAERESDAPNDQVNWAGFDKLEFEGNAARRVLLLGYRFGFQVWDVEDANNVREVICRYDGPVSSMQILPKLEASKQSGDKFADSRPLLAFCADGSFSGGIHEGTVGPCNGNLQNCYDQFSGGFLPTVVWFYSFTSQSYVQVLKFRSVVYSVRCSPRVVFVLQAAQIHCFDAATLEKEYNILTNPIVTNGFINGAIGLGPLAVGPRWMAYSGPSVAISNSGRVDPQHLTPASSQSPASSGSLVAHYAKESSKQLAAGIVTLGDKSYKKISRYYSELLPDSSNAGNPGWNNWGTDNGHLPDAENIGMVIVRDVPSKSVIAQFRAHKSPISSLSFDPSGTLLVTASVQGHNINVYKITPEPSGSSSGSDSSAAYVHLYRLQRGLTNAVIADISFSDDSNWIMISSSRGTGHLFAISPSGGKVNFPYSHSRFTTKTSGPGATSKPSVGSGAATSSLQVLNRQKLCDYGPPVALSPVSRVRSSNNGWRSAVTGAAATATGRTGTFCGIITSVFHHCKENDLLMDSSHLKPKYDLLVFSPSGCVIQYALRMSSGLGGLAGVSGVSNTYDQTNECDPRLVVEAIQKWNICQKQNRRERENNSDIYGENGCSDGSKIYPEEMSKEEVVFPEVKDTKLRISSEERYHMYISEAELHMHLPRAPLWARSEIYFQTMIKDDSVVDEEDTLGGEIQIERFPARMVEARLKNLVPVFDYDKMPLSQIARGLSDDNDGQLSHESSGIAYSEDDIPQRNCDSLDSADASMGEHPDGTENVISDGLWTEGFVNNRTSPKASARPDFVNNRDSSVKNRKQNFVDNHIEDQKMGNQSGDGDDEFEV, via the exons ATGAGGAATAATGATCAGAATCAGAGGGGAGGGAGGAATAATAGTTTGCTTCAGAACTCTATTAGGACTTTCTCGACATATTTTAAGGCTGTTTCGAGTGGTGCCTCCACGGTGGTGAAGTCTGCTGCTTCTGCTGCTTCTAATGCGATTGCAGAGAGGGAGAGTGATGCACCTAATGATCAG GTTAACTGGGCTGGTTTTGACAAATTAGAATTTGAAGGGAATGCTGCCCGCAGGGTTCTGTTGTTGGGATATCGGTTTGGTTTCCAGGTTTGGGATGTTGAAGATGCGAATAATGTGAGGGAAGTGATTTGCAGATATGATGGCCCTGTGTCTTCTATGCAAATATTACCGAAACTGGAAGCATCAAAGCAGTCCGGCGACAAATTTGCAGACAGCCGACCATTATTGGCCTTTTGTGCAGATGGATCCTTTAGTGGAGGCATTCATGAAGGTACAGTAGGTCCCTGTAATGGGAATCTCCAGAACTGTTATGATCAATTCAGTGGTGGTTTTTTGCCCACTGTTGTTTGGTTTTACTCATTCACATCTCAGTCTTATGTCCAAGTGCTGAAATTTAGATCAGTTGTATATTCCGTAAGGTGCAGTCCTCGGGTTGTCTTTGTATTACAAGCAGCTCAG ATACACTGTTTTGATGCTGCAACGTTAGAGAAGGAATACAATATTCTCACAAATCCTATAGTTACCAATGGTTTTATTAATGGTGCTATAGGCTTGGGACCTCTTGCAGTGGGTCCCAGGTGGATGGCTTATAGTGGACCTTCTGTAGCAATATCTAATTCTGGGCGTGTTGACCCACAGCACTTGACTCCTGCAAGTTCTCAGAGTCCTGCTTCGAGTGGGAGTTTGGTTGCACATTATGCCAAAGAATCAAGCAAGCAACTTGCCGCTGGGATTGTGACTCTTGGGGACAAAAGTTATAAGAAAATTTCCAGATACTACTCTGAGCTCCTACCTGATAGCAGCAATGCAGGGAATCCTGGTTGGAATAATTGGGGAACTGATAATGGTCATCTACCTGATGCCGAAAATATAGGAATG GTTATCGTGCGAGATGTACCGAGTAAATCTGTTATTGCTCAGTTTAGAGCCCATAAAAGTCCTATTTCATCTTTGAGTTTTGATCCTAGTGGGACTCTCCTGGTCACAGCCTCAGTTCAGGGTCATAATATTAATGTCTACAAGATAACCCCGGAACCTTCAGGAAGTTCATCAGGATCTGATTCTAGTGCAGCTTATGTACATCTTTACAGGTTACAACGTGGTCTCACTAATGCG GTCATCGCAGACATAAGTTTTAGTGATGATAGCAACTGGATTATGATAAGTTCATCAAGGGGAACTGGACACTTGTTTGCCATTTCACCATCAGGGGGAAAAGTTAACTTTCCTTATTCTCATTCTCGTTTTACTACCAAAACTAGTGGTCCTGGTGCTACAAGCAAACCGTCAGTTGGTAGTGGTGCAGCAACTTCTAGTTTGCAGGTGCTCAATCGACAGAAGCTCTGTGATTATGGTCCTCCAGTTGCACTCTCTCCAGTTAGCAGGGTTAGGAGTAGCAATAACGGTTGGAGAAGTGCGGTAACTGGTGCTGCAGCAACTGCAACTGGTAGGACGGGTACCTTCTGCGGGATTATTACTTCAGTGTTTCACCACTGCAAGGAAAATGATCTTCTGATGGATAGCAGCCATTTGAAGCCAAAGTATGACCTCTTGGTTTTTTCGCCATCTGGGTGTGTGATACAATATGCTTTGCGCATGTCATCTGGGTTAGGTGGTTTGGCAGGTGTTTCTGGAGTAAGCAACACATATGATCAGACTAATGAGTGTGATCCTAGATTAGTAGTTGAAGCAATCCAGAAGTGGAATATCTGTCAGAAGCAGAACAGAAGGGAACGAGAGAACAATTCTGATATTTATGGagaaaatgggtgttcagacgGCAGTAAAATATATCCTGAAGAAATGAGCAAGGAAGAAGTTGTTTTTCCTGAAGTGAAGGACACAAAATTAAGGATCAGTTCTGAGGAAAGATATCACATGTATATTTCTGAGGCTGAACTGCATATGCATCTACCCAGGGCTCCATTATGGGCTAGATCTGAG ATTTATTTTCAAACAATGATCAAAGATGATTCCGTCGTAGACGAGGAAGACACTTTGGGAGGCGAAATTCAGATTGAAAGGTTTCCAGCTCGCATGGTTGAAGCTAGGTTAAAAAATCTGGTTCCAGTTTTTGACTACGATAAAATGCCTCTCTCTCAAATTGCACG GGGTCTTTCAGACGATAATGATGGGCAACTGTCTCACGAAAGCTCTGGAATTGCGTATAGTGAGGATGATATTCCTCAAAGAAACTGTGATTCTCTTGATTCTGCAGATGCTTCCATGGGTGAACATCCAGATGGCACTGAAAATGTTATATCTGATGGTCTTTGGACTGAGGGCTTTGTAAATAATAGGACAAGTCCAAAGGCAAGTGCCCGGCCTGACTTTGTAAATAATAGAGACAGCTCGGTGAAGAATAGGAAACAAAACTTTGTAGATAATCACATAGAAGACCAGAAAATGGGGAATCAGTCTGGTGATGGAGATGATGAGTTTGAG GTGTGA
- the LOC108225521 gene encoding probable galacturonosyltransferase 12, whose amino-acid sequence MQLHISPSLRHVTVLPGKGVREFIKVKVGSRRISYRMVFYSLLFLTFVLRFIFVLTAVNTIDGQTKCSTLGCLGKRLGPRILGQRLESKVPEVIYQVLEETPSLNEIKGDVEIPQTLEEFVAELKEESVSDAKTFAVKLRAMVILLEERTRKAKIQEYLYRHVASSSIPKQLHCLALRLANEHAMNANARLQLPSPELVPALVDNSYYHFVLASDNILAASVVANSLVLNSLYPEKVVLHIITDRKTYSPMQAWFSLHPLTPAIIEVKGLHHFDWLTKGKVPVLEAMEKDQRVRSQFRGGSSAIVANKTEKPYVIASKLQALSPKYNSLMNHIRIYLPELFPSLDKVVFLDDDIVVQTDLTALWDIDMNGKVNGAVETCRGGDKFVMTKRLKSYLNFSHPLISQNFDPDECAWAYGMNIFDLEAWRKTDISKTYDYWLQENLKSDLSLWQLGTLPPGLIAFHGHVKIIDPFWHMLGLGYQENTSIADAKSAGVIHFNGRAKPWLDIAFPQLQKLWTKYVDASDKFIKSCHIRT is encoded by the exons ATGCAGCTTCACATCTCTCCAAGTCTGAGGCATGTAACAGTGCTGCCAGGGAAAGGAGTGAGGGAATTTATTAAAGTGAAGGTTGGCTCAAGAAGGATATCTTACCGCATGGTTTTTTACTCCCTGCTGTTCCTTACCTTTGTTCTTCGCTTCATCTTTGTTTTAACCGCGGTCAATACCATTGATGGACAGACTAAATGCTCTACCCTTG GTTGCTTGGGTAAACGATTAGGGCCTAGGATTTTGGGGCAGAGGCTTGAATCCAAG GTTCCGGAAGTGATTTATCAAGTTCTGGAAGAAACGCCTAGCTTGAATGAAATCAAAGGAGATGTCGAGATACCACAGACTTTAGAAGAGTTTGTAGCTGAATTGAAGGAAGAAAGTGTATCAGATGCAAAGACCTTCGCGGTCAAGCTCAGAGCCATG GTTATATTACTTgaagagagaacaagaaaggcGAAAATCCAGGAATATTTGTATCGCCATGTAGCGTCCAGCAGCATACCTAAACAGCTCCACTGCCTTGCTTTAAGGCTAGCAAATGAACATGCCATGAATGCCAATGCACGCCTTCAGCTCCCCTCGCCAGAACTTGTTCCTGCCTTGGTTGACAATTCGTATTACCACTTTGTCCTCGCCTCTGATAACATCCTTGCAGCTTCTGTTGTCGCGAACTCACTTGTTCTCAACTCATTGTACCCTGAAAAAGTTGTTCTCCACATCATTACAGATAGGAAAACTTACTCTCCGATGCAGGCATGGTTCTCTTTACACCCCTTGACACCAGCCATCATTGAGGTCAAGGGATTACACCATTTTGATTGGCTGACAAAGGGAAAAGTTCCTGTTTTGGAAGCTATGGAGAAGGACCAAAGAGTGAGATCACAGTTTAGAGGAGGGTCATCAGCCATTGTAGCCAATAAAACCGAAAAGCCTTATGTTATTGCATCAAAATTACAAGCCCTTAGTCCCAAGTACAATTCACTAATGAACCACATAAGAATATATCTTCCAGAG TTATTTCCCAGTCTTGACAAAGTCGTCTTCCTGGACGATGACATTGTGGTTCAAACTGATCTTACCGCTCTATGGGACATCGATATGAATGGCAAAGTCAATGGTGCAGTAGAAACATGCAGGGGAGGAGATAAGTTTGTTATGACGAAGCGCTTGAAGAGCTATTTAAATTTTTCTCATCCCCTGATATCACAAAACTTCGATCCTGACGAATGTGCATGGGCCTATGGCATGAACATCTTTGATCTAGAGGCTTGGAGGAAGACAGACATAAGCAAAACATACGACTACTGGCTTCAAGAG AACCTGAAATCAGACCTAAGTTTGTGGCAACTGGGAACATTACCGCCAGGTTTAATAGCTTTCCATGGCCATGTCAAAATCATCGACCCCTTCTGGCACATGCTGGGACTTGGCTATCAGGAAAACACCAGCATTGCTGATGCTAAAAGTGCTGGTGTCATCCATTTCAACGGTCGTGCTAAACCATGGCTAGATATAGCATTCCCACAACTGCAGAAACTTTGGACAAAGTATGTGGACGCATCTGATAAGTTTATCAAAAGTTGTCATATCAGGACTTAA
- the LOC108225258 gene encoding transcription factor ILR3, which translates to MVSPENNNWLNGFLDDISLPYPNSSLQAPAFNWPIIAASSNTSVDGSNSDSGVVKEAGTKKRVRSETCSGSSSKACREKMRRDKLNDKFMELGAILEPGRPVKTDKAAILIDAARMVTQLRSESQKLRETNTELQEKVKELKTEKNELREEKQRLKVEKDRLENQLKTINAQPSFLPPSPAIPAPYPQVPYASPVPVAGTKYVPIISYPGVGMWQFMPPASVDTSQDHVLRPPVA; encoded by the exons ATGGTCTCACCGGAAAACAACAATTGGCTAAATGGGTTTCTGGATgatatctctcttccctatccCAATTCCTCTCTTCAAGCTCCTGCCTTTAATTGGCCTATCATCGCTGCTTCATCAAACACCAG TGTTGATGGTTCGAATTCAGACTCAGGCGTTGTTAAAGAAGCTGGCACGAAAAAGCG GGTAAGATCAGAAACATGCAGTGGCTCAAGTAGCAAAGCTTGCAGGGAAAAGATGCGACGGGATAAGCTTAATGACAA GTTTATGGAATTAGGTGCGATTCTTGAACCTGGGAGGCCTGTCAAGACAGACAAGGCAGCTATACTGATTGATGCTGCTCGAATGGTAACTCAGTTACGCTCTGAATCCCAAAAGTTGAGGGAGACAAATACAGAACTCCAAGAAAAGGTCAAAGAGCTGAAG ACTGAGAAGAATGAGCTCCGAGAGGAAAAACAGAGGCTGAAGGTAGAGAAAGATAGGCTGGAGAACCAGTTAAAGACTATAAATGCACAACCAAGCTTCTTGCCTCCCTCGCCTGCTATCCCTGCTCCCTATCCTCAAGTCCCATATGCTTCCCCAGTCCCAGTTGCTGGCACTAAATATGTACCCATAATTAGTTACCCAGGTGTTGGCATGTGGCAATTCATGCCACCTGCCTCTGTTGATACCTCGCAGGACCATGTGCTTCGTCCTCCAGTCGCATGA